From one Culex quinquefasciatus strain JHB chromosome 3, VPISU_Cqui_1.0_pri_paternal, whole genome shotgun sequence genomic stretch:
- the LOC6052410 gene encoding receptor-mediated endocytosis protein 6 homolog: MQPRIIDGFWTIAELAKSLRRENLFIANEQRSFLALHETYKKASSEILQITWICAHQRQILNNLIVAKSDCGPTVSCQRVNMLKHTKFVDIHQCKVIKYAHIMGFVELIKLVYESPRALAHCLTLADRVEDTMFDMDTLTAFIVNGLYGSIIHPKDAELMIKLLQALIEMQIVTSDNPRRLLRAGSSSFARLYQKYHESSFSAKLFLKTILFEPIMSVLMHDEIKLEVDAEKILAMQKMSDSVKMFGAKSSIEFSENLQKYTSEIVDKLSILISKFIQSMKEGWYMFPFRTLIQSMYHFLTEAKIPNVDVHIILTDMIFTNFICPAILSPHMYGIIDAPISENTRFNLIQIGQILQSLALIEFQPIDAKLGDLIDKLDKQCVNNLLKNSTSKSTQETLKT, from the exons ATGCAGCCGAGGATTATAGATGGTTTTTGGACGATAGCAGAGCTAGCCAAATCGCTACGTCGGGAGAATTTATTCATCGCAAATGAACAAAGAAGCTTTCTCGCTTTACacgaaacatataaaaaagctTCCAGCGAAATCTTACAG ATTACATGGATATGCGCCCATCAGcgtcaaattttaaataatttaattgtaGCCAAGTCAGATTGTGGCCCTACAGTATCATGTCAGCGGGTGAATATGTTAAAACATACCAAATTCGTCGATATACACCAGTGCAAGGTCATAAAATATGCGCATATCATGGGATTTGTTGAACTGATCAAATTAGTATACGAGTCTCCTAGAGCATTGGCACACTGCTTGACATTAGCCGATCGTGTTGAGGATACAATGTTTGACATGGATACATTAACTGCGTTTATTGTCAATGGTCTTTACGGTAGCATAATCCATCCCAAAGATGCTGAGTTAATGATCAAATTGCTCCAGGCACTGATAGAAATGCAGATCGTCACCAGTGACAATCCACGAAGATTACTACGAGCAGGATCGTCTTCTTTTGCTAGGCTTTATCAAAAATACCACGAGTCATCTTTTTCTGCGAAGCTTTTTCTTAAGACCATCCTGTTCGAACCGATCATGTCGGTGCTGATGCATGACGAAATCAAACTAGAAGTTGATGCAGAGAAGATTTTAGCTATGCAAAAAATGTCAGATAGTGTAAAAATGTTTGGAGCAAAATCGTCCATCgaattttcggaaaatttgcAAAAGTACACTTCAGAGATAGTTGACAAACTGAGTATTCTAATATCCAAGTTTATTCAATCTATGAAGGAAGGCTGGTACATGTTTCCGTTTCGCACGTTAATTCAATCTATGTATCACTTTTTAACTGAGGCAAAAATACCAAACGTTGATGTTCACATAATTTTAACTGACATGATTTTCACTAACTTTATATGCCCGGCTATTCTCAGTCCACATATGTACGGAATTATTGATGCGCCAATATCGGAAAATACTCGATTTAATCTCATTCAAATTGGACAAATTCTACAATCACTTGCGCTCATTGAATTTCAACCAATAGATGCAAAACTAGGAGATTTGATTGATAAGTTGGATAAACAATGCGTTAATAATTTGCTGAAAAACTCTACCAGCAAGAGTACTCAGGAAACTTTGAAAACATGA